A window of the Candidatus Bathyarchaeia archaeon genome harbors these coding sequences:
- a CDS encoding ribbon-helix-helix protein, CopG family: MSKRRFSLHIPEDLAEWLEREAARQSRTRNNLISRILQQYRKKPKTATE, translated from the coding sequence TTGAGCAAACGACGCTTCAGCCTGCACATACCTGAAGACCTAGCAGAATGGCTGGAGAGAGAAGCTGCACGTCAAAGTCGCACGCGAAACAACCTAATCAGCAGGATCTTGCAGCAATACCGCAAGAAGCCCAAAACCGCTACTGAGTAA
- a CDS encoding thioredoxin family protein — MTGKVIEFTTLEKTGRSPLDSLAPRLGVAYVVAVTRDGCPACKRQKPKLDKLAKALVEKHGSRVVFTRIHVNYSPESQDESLRSKDLLRHYFYPTNLIVVRSKDRGAIEYYRNASPDMRELRKNIEKAVEVTEFFRKGR; from the coding sequence GTGACAGGCAAAGTCATCGAGTTCACAACGCTTGAAAAGACTGGCAGGTCTCCGCTGGATTCTTTGGCGCCCAGACTCGGTGTAGCTTACGTTGTCGCCGTTACCCGTGACGGATGTCCAGCGTGTAAGAGACAAAAGCCGAAGCTCGATAAGTTGGCAAAAGCTTTGGTGGAGAAACATGGAAGTCGAGTCGTGTTCACGAGAATACACGTCAACTACAGTCCAGAGTCGCAGGACGAGTCGCTGCGCAGCAAAGACTTGCTTCGCCACTACTTCTATCCAACAAACCTGATCGTAGTTAGATCGAAGGATAGAGGTGCAATCGAGTACTATAGAAACGCTTCGCCAGACATGCGAGAGCTTAGGAAGAACATTGAAAAAGCAGTAGAGGTCACAGAGTTCTTCAGGAAAGGACGCTGA
- a CDS encoding MscL family protein has product MSKDEKMLEELRRIRELLEPKPAPPPPPPKGMRAEFMDFLSKYKVMGLAVAFILGLYLGALVQAMVTDLIMPIIGLALPGMADLATLEAAVLNQIFKVGHFIAALITFIIVAFVIFIIVKITKRMGVE; this is encoded by the coding sequence ATGTCGAAAGACGAAAAAATGCTAGAAGAACTGAGGCGAATACGAGAACTACTCGAACCCAAACCAGCGCCGCCACCTCCGCCGCCAAAAGGAATGCGCGCCGAATTCATGGACTTCCTCTCAAAATACAAGGTCATGGGACTCGCCGTGGCTTTCATCCTCGGCTTATACTTAGGCGCACTGGTGCAGGCAATGGTAACAGACCTAATCATGCCCATAATAGGCTTAGCCTTGCCCGGCATGGCCGACCTAGCCACACTGGAAGCAGCCGTCTTAAACCAAATATTCAAAGTAGGACACTTCATAGCAGCATTGATAACCTTCATCATAGTAGCCTTCGTCATCTTCATCATAGTTAAAATAACCAAACGAATGGGCGTCGAATAG
- a CDS encoding ribbon-helix-helix domain-containing protein translates to MKTLRITDDVHHKLTALLGELTAQTSRMQTYTDAVEALLRQSVVLPPELLTQIKSFIESHKHLGYMTREEFIRDATRWRLRFLKGAYEYVEVQKEKYEKADSAVKEMNLPYLGVADFLDKQLETLLEKHAEWQERKEEQEKRERKRN, encoded by the coding sequence ATGAAAACGCTCAGAATAACCGACGACGTGCACCACAAGCTTACAGCTCTCCTAGGCGAGTTAACCGCCCAAACCAGCAGAATGCAAACCTACACAGACGCGGTTGAAGCCCTACTCAGGCAATCTGTTGTTCTTCCACCTGAACTCCTAACCCAGATCAAGAGCTTCATCGAAAGCCACAAGCACCTCGGCTACATGACCCGTGAAGAATTCATACGAGACGCAACACGCTGGAGACTAAGATTCCTAAAAGGCGCATATGAATACGTGGAAGTGCAAAAGGAGAAGTACGAGAAAGCCGACTCGGCCGTAAAAGAAATGAACCTGCCGTATCTTGGCGTTGCCGACTTCCTCGACAAACAACTCGAAACCCTGCTCGAAAAACACGCCGAATGGCAGGAGCGGAAAGAAGAGCAAGAGAAAAGAGAACGAAAGAGAAACTGA
- a CDS encoding ribbon-helix-helix domain-containing protein encodes MDKKVEEHEQDEQNEEGTDVCCCHGEESELLKGAKKKIMIRLAGDLEGRENVVMTRLNDDDLKQIDALVEVEVFKSRSEAVAFFIKEGIQARKDLFQKVMPTVDKIRELKEQAKKSMSKE; translated from the coding sequence ATGGACAAGAAAGTAGAAGAACACGAGCAGGACGAGCAAAATGAAGAAGGCACCGATGTATGCTGCTGTCACGGAGAAGAATCAGAACTCCTGAAAGGAGCCAAGAAGAAAATCATGATAAGATTAGCCGGAGACCTAGAAGGCAGAGAAAACGTCGTCATGACCAGGCTAAACGACGACGACCTCAAACAAATAGACGCCCTAGTCGAGGTTGAAGTCTTCAAAAGCAGGTCAGAGGCTGTAGCCTTCTTCATAAAAGAAGGCATCCAAGCCCGAAAAGACCTTTTTCAAAAAGTAATGCCCACCGTAGACAAAATCAGAGAACTAAAGGAGCAAGCAAAAAAATCAATGAGTAAAGAATAA
- a CDS encoding Lrp/AsnC ligand binding domain-containing protein, with the protein MKSQDQSVKAYFMAIVKKGTEHEVAAKLRKLSGVTEVVVTYGLYDIIVRIETQSLGQLDASITEMRKIEEILQTSTLVGA; encoded by the coding sequence ATGAAGAGTCAAGACCAGTCTGTTAAAGCATATTTTATGGCAATCGTGAAGAAAGGAACTGAGCACGAAGTCGCCGCGAAGCTCCGTAAGCTAAGTGGAGTCACCGAAGTTGTTGTCACTTATGGTCTTTATGACATTATTGTAAGAATTGAAACCCAGAGTCTAGGTCAACTAGATGCGTCAATCACAGAAATGAGAAAGATAGAAGAAATATTGCAGACAAGCACACTCGTTGGCGCCTAG
- a CDS encoding fructose-1,6-bisphosphatase, protein MKKTTVSIIKCDVGSLTGHHVTPQPLLDLAEKQLSNAQKKGLINSHYVFHAGDDLELLMVHQKGEEHSQIHKLAWDTFSEASEKAKRLKLYGAGQDLLKTAFAGNIRGMGPGCAEIEFEERASDPVVVLAADKASSSAFNYPLYRIFADPSNTAGLVIDPHMAGGFKFEVLDVKKSMKAVLKTPEELHELVALIGSTQRYTVSRVWRARDDLICAATSTTKLSLIAGKYVGKDDPVSIVRAQYGLPAVGEILAPFMHSYFVEGWMRGSHWGPIMPVGLKDSQCTVFDGPPRLVGIGFQICNGGIACDDNGKPMISDLFNDPAFDMARRETMEYAAALRRMGEFEPARLPEETLEYTTLPQVLEKLKGRFKKA, encoded by the coding sequence GTGAAAAAGACCACAGTCTCGATAATAAAATGTGATGTTGGTTCATTAACTGGACACCACGTGACGCCTCAACCATTACTTGACTTGGCTGAAAAACAACTGAGCAATGCTCAAAAGAAGGGGCTTATCAACAGCCACTACGTGTTTCACGCAGGAGATGACCTCGAGCTTCTGATGGTCCACCAGAAGGGTGAAGAGCATTCCCAAATTCATAAACTGGCTTGGGACACGTTTTCTGAAGCAAGTGAAAAGGCCAAGAGACTCAAGCTGTACGGTGCTGGACAGGATCTCTTGAAAACAGCGTTTGCAGGCAACATACGAGGCATGGGGCCAGGGTGCGCTGAGATCGAGTTTGAGGAAAGAGCTTCAGATCCAGTTGTGGTGCTGGCTGCTGACAAGGCTTCAAGCAGCGCCTTTAATTATCCCCTCTACCGTATTTTTGCAGATCCGTCGAACACAGCGGGACTAGTAATCGACCCTCACATGGCAGGTGGCTTCAAATTCGAAGTCTTGGACGTAAAGAAAAGCATGAAAGCGGTTTTGAAAACACCTGAAGAGTTGCATGAGCTAGTTGCGTTGATTGGAAGCACTCAACGTTACACAGTTTCACGTGTATGGAGAGCTCGCGATGACTTGATATGCGCCGCTACGAGCACGACCAAGCTGTCCCTGATTGCTGGAAAATATGTGGGCAAAGACGACCCGGTTTCAATTGTGAGAGCGCAATACGGCCTACCTGCAGTTGGTGAGATATTAGCGCCTTTTATGCATAGCTACTTCGTCGAAGGCTGGATGCGAGGCAGCCATTGGGGGCCAATCATGCCCGTCGGCCTAAAGGACAGTCAATGCACAGTGTTTGACGGACCACCCAGACTTGTCGGAATAGGCTTTCAAATCTGCAATGGCGGCATAGCCTGCGACGACAACGGCAAACCTATGATAAGCGACTTGTTCAATGATCCAGCGTTTGACATGGCAAGAAGAGAGACAATGGAATATGCCGCGGCATTGCGCCGCATGGGGGAATTCGAGCCAGCAAGGCTTCCTGAAGAAACGTTAGAGTACACAACACTGCCTCAAGTGCTGGAAAAACTGAAGGGACGGTTCAAGAAAGCATAG
- a CDS encoding alpha-amylase/4-alpha-glucanotransferase domain-containing protein yields MSDAGSVNCPFVVHFHQPVGQLDRVLDRVYEHSYKPWLRVFEKHPAIQFSLHFSGCLLEWLAKNHPDYIAKLETLTKKRQLEFVGGGYYEPILPMIPDADKKAQIQLLTEYLATMLSVKPAGLWLAERVWEPTLPKVLAEMNMQYVLIDDYHMRASGYSEQQTYYTYYTEEQNRSLVLFPINERLRYLMLWEPQERSIEYLRQARTSEGDRVVVYITDAEKYGEWSDPAYAEQWLHRYFDLVEEKSWLVSVHLAEYLQKHAPKGLIYIPCAAYDKMVEWADGHFRNFLARYAESNNMHKRMLLVRDKLTEASGVGVSAKVLADAKRHLFAAQCNDAYWHGLFGGVYLPNLRQALFSHLIRAEALVEQAVEEKTGEPRTVKVIQRDIDYDGQLELLVEGKRLNAYIKPSDGGNLFELDYKGNSVFHNFASTLTRRREKYHESWEHPPLTDWYRRTLLRDHILRKDSTLNSLIGMEPMFDQGDFTIERFEYSIEQSPSQATIKLLRIGHDWSNGSEAKLQISKSLIVPLDTATLTSLYELKNLSNKPLILRFAPESTLIPPVTFEYTPSTEELQNYPINVSGKSSKLNINLLEAVAVGAAERVILSDVGNNLQVEVSWSRVADCWVLPLKAMARTEKKPMEIYEGTSLMPIFNLNLTPDQTQTINLEFKITETNG; encoded by the coding sequence TTGAGTGATGCTGGTTCAGTTAACTGTCCTTTTGTGGTTCATTTTCACCAGCCGGTAGGGCAGCTAGACCGTGTTCTAGATCGAGTGTATGAGCATAGTTACAAGCCTTGGCTGAGAGTCTTTGAGAAGCACCCAGCCATCCAGTTTAGTCTCCACTTCAGCGGATGCCTACTTGAATGGTTGGCGAAGAATCACCCCGACTACATAGCGAAGCTCGAAACCTTAACCAAAAAAAGGCAACTTGAATTCGTCGGAGGAGGTTACTACGAGCCAATTCTACCTATGATACCAGACGCCGATAAGAAAGCGCAGATTCAGCTGCTCACCGAATATTTAGCTACCATGTTGAGCGTGAAACCTGCGGGCTTATGGTTGGCTGAACGCGTGTGGGAGCCCACACTGCCCAAAGTTCTGGCTGAGATGAACATGCAATACGTACTCATCGATGACTATCACATGCGAGCTTCTGGGTATTCCGAACAGCAGACCTACTACACCTACTATACGGAAGAGCAAAATCGCAGCTTGGTGTTATTTCCAATCAACGAACGCTTACGATATCTGATGTTGTGGGAGCCTCAGGAAAGATCCATCGAATACTTACGCCAAGCCAGAACATCTGAGGGAGATCGTGTTGTAGTTTACATAACTGATGCTGAAAAGTACGGGGAATGGAGCGACCCTGCGTATGCAGAGCAGTGGCTTCACCGGTATTTCGACTTGGTTGAAGAGAAATCATGGCTTGTCTCAGTACATCTTGCTGAGTATTTGCAGAAGCATGCGCCTAAAGGTCTCATTTACATTCCATGCGCTGCCTATGATAAAATGGTTGAATGGGCTGACGGCCACTTTCGTAACTTCCTTGCACGGTACGCAGAGTCAAATAACATGCATAAGAGAATGCTCCTTGTAAGAGACAAGCTTACCGAAGCCTCAGGAGTTGGCGTGTCTGCAAAAGTTCTAGCTGACGCGAAAAGACACTTGTTTGCTGCACAATGCAACGATGCTTACTGGCACGGCCTGTTTGGTGGTGTCTACCTGCCCAATTTGCGCCAAGCCTTGTTCAGCCATCTAATCAGAGCTGAAGCCTTGGTTGAACAGGCGGTTGAAGAAAAAACAGGCGAGCCACGTACGGTCAAAGTGATCCAAAGAGACATCGACTACGACGGACAACTGGAGTTGCTGGTAGAAGGTAAACGGCTTAACGCTTATATAAAACCTAGCGATGGCGGCAACCTTTTTGAGTTGGACTACAAGGGAAATTCGGTTTTCCACAATTTCGCTAGTACATTGACTCGTAGACGTGAAAAATACCATGAAAGTTGGGAGCATCCCCCCTTAACCGACTGGTACCGCAGAACGTTGCTACGAGACCATATCCTGCGCAAAGATAGCACCCTTAACAGCCTCATAGGCATGGAGCCCATGTTTGATCAAGGCGACTTCACGATAGAAAGATTCGAATACTCGATAGAGCAGAGCCCAAGTCAAGCAACAATCAAGCTATTGCGAATAGGACACGATTGGTCCAACGGCTCAGAGGCCAAGCTTCAAATCAGCAAAAGCCTCATTGTCCCATTAGACACCGCCACGTTAACATCATTGTATGAACTCAAGAATTTAAGTAACAAACCATTGATTCTACGCTTCGCTCCTGAATCCACACTAATCCCGCCAGTGACGTTTGAATACACACCATCGACTGAGGAGCTGCAGAACTACCCGATTAATGTAAGCGGCAAATCGTCAAAGCTTAACATCAACCTTCTCGAAGCAGTTGCCGTAGGCGCTGCAGAAAGGGTCATTCTTTCAGACGTAGGCAATAATCTGCAAGTGGAAGTCAGTTGGAGCCGCGTAGCTGATTGCTGGGTGCTACCACTCAAAGCCATGGCGCGAACCGAAAAAAAACCCATGGAAATCTATGAAGGCACATCACTCATGCCAATCTTCAACCTGAACCTAACGCCAGACCAAACTCAAACCATAAACTTGGAGTTCAAAATAACTGAAACCAACGGCTGA
- a CDS encoding alpha-glycosidase, with protein sequence MLREAIFHKPWSPYAYLLDADTLSVTLKARKGDLKSCQLFHGDPWEPEKPLEKIEMPHVAADDLYDYFQAIIKVPTSRRFRYTFYLDDGHTPLWLTEAGFSTTQPTPKELGLPFFEFLYIRENDVFTTPEWARNAVFYQIFPDRFCNGDRTNDPSNTVKWGKPPQTHETFYGGDLQGILDKLEYLNKLGVNAIYLTPIFASPTTHKYDTTDYYKIDPNFSDVATFKKLVQKCRETGIRVILDGVFDHCGYEFWAFQDVVKNGARSKYKDWFRIFSFPIKTHPLPTYETWGRNIWRLPRLRTSNPEVKKYLIDLAAYWIKEADIDGWRLDTATEIDHGFWRDFRKAVKQAKPEAIIIGEVPHDASPWLEGDQLDSVMNYPFRDIVIEFFAKGSIQAEEFDARLTQLRMRYQRQANEVLYNLLGSHDTARFLALCDDRVEKLMCALVFQMTYVGMPAVFYGDEIGMSGRKDEWEDSRRPMVWEEARQNGELLAFYRKLIAIRKTHRALTCGDFTTLQAKSDINVYAYLRRHERERIVVALNNSPQPHTIALKAQKMGLKEDTFVDLLSEGKYEVANGEILLHMKPYGASILE encoded by the coding sequence ATGTTGCGCGAGGCGATATTCCATAAGCCATGGAGTCCTTATGCTTACCTACTCGATGCGGACACCTTAAGCGTCACACTAAAGGCAAGGAAGGGCGACCTAAAGAGTTGCCAACTCTTCCACGGCGACCCATGGGAACCAGAAAAGCCGCTAGAAAAAATTGAAATGCCCCACGTCGCAGCCGACGATCTGTACGATTACTTTCAAGCCATCATTAAAGTGCCAACATCCAGAAGGTTTCGTTACACCTTCTATTTAGATGACGGTCATACGCCACTGTGGCTTACAGAGGCAGGCTTTAGCACCACACAACCCACACCTAAAGAGCTAGGCTTACCCTTCTTCGAGTTTCTTTACATCCGCGAAAACGACGTTTTCACTACCCCAGAATGGGCACGCAACGCCGTATTCTATCAGATATTTCCTGATAGGTTCTGCAACGGCGACAGGACAAATGATCCGTCGAACACTGTGAAGTGGGGGAAGCCGCCTCAAACACATGAGACTTTTTATGGAGGCGACCTTCAGGGCATATTGGATAAACTTGAATACCTTAACAAGCTTGGCGTAAATGCCATTTACTTAACGCCAATTTTTGCCTCGCCCACCACGCACAAGTATGACACAACAGACTACTACAAAATCGACCCAAACTTCAGCGATGTAGCCACCTTCAAGAAACTAGTACAGAAATGCCGTGAAACCGGCATAAGGGTTATTCTAGACGGCGTATTCGACCACTGTGGGTACGAGTTCTGGGCGTTCCAAGATGTGGTCAAAAATGGCGCTCGGTCAAAGTACAAAGACTGGTTCCGAATCTTCAGCTTTCCAATCAAAACCCATCCACTACCAACATATGAAACATGGGGAAGAAACATATGGCGTTTACCAAGGCTTAGGACATCGAATCCTGAAGTCAAAAAATACCTTATCGACTTGGCTGCATATTGGATAAAGGAGGCAGACATTGACGGCTGGCGACTCGACACAGCCACCGAAATCGACCATGGGTTCTGGCGAGACTTTCGCAAGGCTGTGAAACAAGCTAAACCTGAAGCCATAATCATTGGCGAAGTACCACATGACGCATCGCCTTGGCTCGAAGGCGACCAGCTGGACTCTGTTATGAATTACCCTTTTCGAGATATTGTGATTGAATTCTTTGCAAAAGGCAGCATCCAAGCTGAGGAGTTCGACGCTCGCTTAACTCAACTGCGTATGCGTTATCAGCGTCAGGCAAATGAGGTTCTTTACAACCTGCTTGGAAGCCACGATACTGCTAGATTTCTGGCTCTGTGTGATGATAGAGTGGAAAAACTGATGTGCGCTTTGGTTTTCCAAATGACATACGTGGGCATGCCAGCTGTCTTTTATGGCGACGAAATCGGGATGTCGGGGAGAAAAGACGAATGGGAAGACAGCCGCCGACCGATGGTGTGGGAAGAAGCTCGACAGAATGGTGAGCTTTTGGCCTTTTACAGAAAACTGATCGCTATAAGAAAAACGCATCGCGCCTTAACCTGTGGCGACTTCACCACGCTACAGGCTAAATCCGACATCAATGTCTACGCCTATCTGAGACGACACGAGCGGGAACGCATAGTGGTTGCCCTGAACAACTCGCCCCAACCACACACCATCGCTCTAAAAGCCCAGAAGATGGGATTGAAGGAAGACACGTTTGTGGATCTATTGAGTGAAGGAAAATACGAAGTAGCCAACGGAGAGATTCTGCTGCATATGAAGCCTTACGGTGCAAGCATTCTGGAGTGA
- a CDS encoding ABC transporter ATP-binding protein: protein MADVLLESVTKEFEGGVLAVKDLYLEIKDKEFVVLLGPSGCGKTTTLRLIAGLETPTRGTIYIGGEPVNNVEPWARDVAMVFQSYALYPHMTVFDNIAFPLKMHKVPKKEIKERVEKTAELLEIKQLLTRRPKQLSGGQRQRVALARAIVRNPRVFLMDEPLSNLDAKLRVLMRIELKKLQRRIGVTTVYVTHDQVEAMTLADRVAIQYNGVLQQYAPPMEIFAHPANRFVAGFVGTPPMNFIEGKLKPWGELRMFESEEFRVVLDPKANERLTNIRALPVDAAYGIRPEDVVLGDKGEPTEWIQGEVYGVELLGSQNVVHIVIDKTRIVAIAPATKLYQMGERVWVNLASSRAQIFDRETGQTLTTSVS from the coding sequence ATGGCTGATGTTTTACTCGAGAGTGTAACAAAGGAGTTTGAAGGCGGCGTATTGGCAGTCAAAGATCTTTATCTCGAAATAAAGGACAAAGAGTTCGTGGTCTTGCTGGGTCCAAGTGGCTGTGGTAAGACAACGACCTTGCGCCTGATTGCAGGCTTGGAAACGCCAACTCGCGGGACAATCTACATTGGGGGCGAACCCGTGAACAATGTGGAGCCTTGGGCTAGAGATGTAGCCATGGTTTTCCAGAGCTATGCTCTTTATCCTCACATGACAGTTTTCGACAATATTGCATTCCCACTGAAAATGCACAAAGTGCCCAAAAAAGAAATCAAGGAACGTGTAGAAAAGACAGCCGAGCTGTTAGAAATCAAACAACTCCTGACGCGGCGACCCAAACAGCTTAGCGGTGGACAACGACAGAGAGTAGCCTTGGCGCGTGCCATTGTTAGAAATCCCAGAGTTTTCCTGATGGATGAGCCCCTAAGCAACCTCGACGCCAAACTACGAGTGTTGATGAGGATTGAGCTAAAGAAACTTCAGCGAAGAATCGGGGTGACAACAGTCTATGTGACTCATGACCAAGTAGAGGCAATGACATTAGCCGACCGGGTGGCAATTCAATATAATGGCGTGCTCCAACAATACGCTCCACCAATGGAGATTTTCGCGCATCCTGCCAACAGGTTCGTTGCTGGGTTCGTGGGAACGCCGCCGATGAATTTTATCGAAGGAAAGCTAAAGCCTTGGGGCGAATTGAGGATGTTCGAATCTGAAGAGTTCAGGGTTGTACTTGATCCCAAAGCCAATGAACGACTTACGAACATTAGAGCACTTCCCGTCGATGCAGCGTATGGCATCAGACCCGAAGACGTTGTCCTCGGCGACAAGGGCGAACCGACAGAATGGATACAGGGTGAGGTTTACGGCGTTGAACTCCTGGGTTCCCAAAACGTTGTTCACATTGTGATTGACAAAACCAGAATCGTTGCCATCGCTCCCGCAACCAAGCTCTATCAAATGGGCGAAAGAGTCTGGGTGAACCTTGCAAGTAGCAGAGCTCAAATTTTCGACCGAGAAACAGGCCAGACTCTGACGACATCTGTATCTTAG
- a CDS encoding ABC transporter permease subunit, translating into MQLLKKPSRNQAFRVIKNLLAVGIELAIIFPIIWIFSASIRSYSSLLTTTLQIIPPNPTIEAYSWVFFESPFWTWLRNSLFVCLFTTGLVILIASPAAYVMSRFNFLGKKPILYGLVFIQFVPGLLMFIAFFYLLLLFGLYDNLFGLVLIYAALLLPFNIWNLKAFFDTIPKDIDEAALIDGASYLDVMFNVVFPVSLPGLAVTAFFSFLSGWNEFIIASLVLGSEENYTLPLGLYGLSQVTFQTNWPRFAALSVLGSIPLIIMFIFIQRYLRAGLAIGAVKG; encoded by the coding sequence GTGCAGTTACTCAAGAAACCTTCACGAAATCAGGCGTTCAGAGTAATTAAGAACTTACTTGCCGTCGGCATCGAGTTAGCCATAATATTCCCAATAATCTGGATCTTCTCAGCCTCGATCAGAAGTTATAGTTCTCTGCTCACCACCACACTTCAGATTATTCCACCTAATCCGACGATAGAAGCCTATAGCTGGGTCTTCTTCGAATCACCGTTTTGGACATGGTTACGCAACAGCCTCTTCGTGTGTTTATTCACAACTGGGCTAGTAATCCTCATCGCCAGCCCCGCAGCCTACGTTATGTCTCGATTCAATTTCCTTGGAAAAAAGCCTATCCTGTATGGACTCGTCTTTATACAATTCGTACCCGGGCTTCTAATGTTCATAGCTTTCTTCTATCTTCTACTGTTGTTTGGGCTTTATGACAACCTTTTTGGGCTTGTACTGATCTATGCCGCCTTGCTTCTACCATTCAACATATGGAACCTCAAAGCCTTCTTTGACACTATTCCCAAGGACATAGATGAGGCGGCTCTTATTGATGGTGCGTCGTACCTCGACGTTATGTTTAACGTTGTATTTCCCGTGTCTCTGCCCGGTTTAGCTGTGACCGCATTCTTCAGTTTTCTTTCAGGGTGGAACGAGTTCATCATTGCAAGCCTCGTTCTCGGAAGCGAGGAGAACTACACTTTGCCATTGGGCCTGTATGGACTAAGTCAGGTTACCTTCCAGACAAACTGGCCTCGCTTTGCAGCCCTTTCGGTTCTAGGTTCAATACCGTTGATCATAATGTTCATATTCATTCAGCGCTATTTGCGCGCTGGACTGGCGATAGGAGCCGTTAAGGGTTAA
- a CDS encoding sugar ABC transporter permease, whose product MTKKSHPSHFFKDIWRRNSVAYLYMLPSLVLLLLLNLYPIVFSIGIAFTNMNLSNITGGYGFIGLTNFATLLGSFSSQFYYVLFKTFLWTSVNVSLQVLFGLAFALFYNSMGIFGKKVHLSIIILPWAVPGYISTLIWMGMFQTGFGAINQVMRSVGLSGLNWLNEEWLAFGAYNVVNTWLAYPFMMTVILGALQGISPELYESATIDGARSWHKFRHITLPLIRRPLLLATLLTTNTTFQQFNVPFLLNNGGPARLNEIVMVYGYKTIFTGNFYGLASAFLDIVLIMILIIGFLGLRASRLAEEEK is encoded by the coding sequence ATGACCAAGAAATCTCACCCCTCCCATTTTTTCAAGGACATATGGAGACGGAACTCTGTTGCCTATCTCTACATGCTTCCCTCTCTTGTTCTACTGCTTCTTTTGAACCTCTATCCAATAGTGTTCTCCATAGGCATCGCTTTCACCAACATGAACCTTAGTAACATCACTGGCGGCTATGGATTCATAGGATTAACCAACTTTGCTACCCTTCTGGGCTCGTTTAGTTCCCAGTTCTACTATGTTTTGTTCAAGACTTTTCTATGGACCTCAGTTAACGTCAGCCTGCAAGTCCTATTTGGACTTGCTTTTGCCCTTTTCTACAATTCCATGGGCATTTTCGGGAAGAAAGTCCACTTGTCGATAATAATCCTTCCTTGGGCAGTTCCCGGATACATTTCAACATTGATTTGGATGGGGATGTTCCAGACAGGCTTCGGAGCTATAAACCAAGTTATGCGATCTGTCGGATTGTCCGGTTTAAACTGGTTGAATGAAGAGTGGCTTGCTTTCGGAGCCTACAATGTCGTGAACACTTGGCTGGCATACCCATTCATGATGACCGTTATCTTGGGCGCACTCCAAGGAATATCCCCAGAACTGTACGAGTCTGCCACCATTGACGGAGCCAGATCGTGGCACAAGTTCAGACACATAACACTTCCATTGATAAGAAGACCTCTGTTACTAGCCACATTGCTCACCACAAACACGACTTTTCAGCAATTCAATGTTCCATTCCTGTTGAACAATGGCGGACCTGCAAGGCTTAATGAGATTGTGATGGTTTACGGCTACAAGACGATCTTCACAGGAAACTTCTATGGACTCGCCTCCGCTTTTCTAGACATCGTCCTCATTATGATTCTCATCATAGGTTTCCTTGGTCTAAGGGCCAGCAGATTGGCTGAGGAGGAGAAATAG